The sequence TAGAAGTCGCTGCGCAGCTTTCCAATCACATTGGGAAAAATCAGAAAATATAATCCGGTAAAGCTGATAATAGGTCTCATCTACAAAGATGAGGCTATTTTTATCAGAACCAAAGATAAATTAAAAAGAAAATTCGGAGTAATTGATTTTGAATCCGAGCCTATGGATTTTAGCTATACTGATTACTATAAAGCCGAAATGGGAAGTAATCTGAAAAAAAGGTTTCTTAGCTTTCGTAAATTAGTTGCGCTTCAGGATTTATACCGGATTAAACTTTATACCAACAGATTAGAATCCAGGTTCTTAACCGCTGGATTACGCCAGATAAATATTGACCCCGGGTATATAGATTTAGCAAAATTAGTGCTTGCAACAACTAAAGATTATG is a genomic window of Candidatus Omnitrophota bacterium containing:
- a CDS encoding DUF4416 family protein, translating into MGKIRKYNPVKLIIGLIYKDEAIFIRTKDKLKRKFGVIDFESEPMDFSYTDYYKAEMGSNLKKRFLSFRKLVALQDLYRIKLYTNRLESRFLTAGLRQINIDPGYIDLAKLVLATTKDYAHRIFLRKGIFAEITLSFRDNSFFPNDWTYPDYRSKEYIDIFNQIRKLYLP